tattttatcaattttcgAAAGATTTTTGTCCTAAAATTTGTCACATCTAGGTCCCTGTATTAAGCAAAATTACGACTATAATACACTTACATGGATGAGAAATGGCAAATATAATTCACTATCCATTAATAAAAgtgtgaaaataaaaatactctaacatttttatttttatttttcataaatatacataaatttaaaagactttaaatgtattttcctttttttttcttcacaaAGGTTTCACGATTTTCAAATAGTCAAGAATCttgaaagaaaaattattgcaaacaaccgttgcgccatgtcatttgtgcaacaaaccaattatgcgttagccatgtggaaaattgaatgataaaaaaaataagtaataattaaaagattccctatcgcaaatgctcattggcttgatgtaaaaatgacgtggcgcaacggttgcatgggataaacactcatcTTGAAATTATAGATATTCAAGCACTAATTCCCATCTGACACCCACCAAAACCAACATAATTCCCATCATTTTAATCGTAACCCACTCCATTATTCACTGAGTAGTGGGTCATGTAGGGAATGGATCTTCTTCCAGACCCAAAAGTGGGTACGATAGGTAAGAACGGTTTCATATCtcaaacaaacataaaaaatcATACCTCAGCAACTGTTCCTTTCATTCCATAAAATCAAAGCCTAAtagccaaatgtcgtaaaaaagccaaatctttcataaaagtttcataaaagtcctgatctttcaattttgtcgattttgaccaaaaactgattatttggtttcaattgtggccaactctcaatttgatttcaatttgcctatgtggcgcctacgtggcatgcacatatattgaaaagtcgggacttttgtgaaaccaaataatcgatttttggccaaaatcgacaaaattgaaagatcaggacttttgtgaaaccagacaaataatcagtttttggccaaaatcgacaaaattaaaagatcagaacttttgtgaaacttttgtaaaaggtttgatctttttacgacatttggccaaGCCTAATCAATACCACACTTGTTCCCACACGACCATTTCCAAGTTCCAACAAAAACCATAAAAACCCaatcttttcattttattttaaactaacAAACATTTTTCTCTAGGGTTTCTGATCATCTTTTCAAGCACAGATAACGCCGTAATCTCCGTTTCATATCattctttttttgtttctttaatcATTATACTAACTACATTATGCTCTGCCTGGCTGTTTTATAATTCCTTAAGCTGTAATTTGTTTTCTGTTAGTAAAAATTGCCGCTGCTTAGTTAAAGCTCCGGTGAAGCTGTTTTGTTGAGTTTGTATACAAGAGAATTTGCTTCCTTTTTTTAGATGCAATAAACTTAGTTCATATTGGTTAATGTAGTAGAGAAAAGCGTTGTGTTCTGCtatttttcaacttttgtaTGGCTTTGAAGAATAGATTGGGATTAAGATTTATGTATGGAAGAAAAAACACACGATGAGGATTTGGGGTGATGTTCATGAATTCCAAAGAAGAAGCCAATGTGGGCCTAATTTGGATAGTTACGGCACCTCTAAGTGCATTAAGACGTTGTGAGTTTGAACCACGCTTCTGTAACTAACAAACTAACAGTTGAGATTTTAAAAAGTCGATTtccatctttgacaaaaaatgaagtcaaaattattttattttacattttttttaaattatgattttatgagACAAAAATCTTAAAGTTAATGACACGTGTACCTCAATACATGAGAAGAAATGTTATGTCACCTTTTTCCGTTAATTAATGGAGAGTGAATTCCACTTTCCAATTTCCATTCATATAAGGGTGTTATAATCGGAATTTTGCCAAATATAGGAACCTGAATGTGACAAATTTTGGGGTAAGGATCTTTCGAACAAAATCAGTAAAGTAGGAGCCTTTGCATgggttttaaataaataattttataaaataaaaataaatccaaaattattgacataaaatgataaattcATCAAGTGTTTGACggtataaatttatttgattaaaaatataattaaatcaaaataaatattagatttaaatttaaataaactaaaataaaataaaataaatgtttgaATCTagacctaattatatttttatgtaggtattttttaatttaattagattttgcattagatatttatttagtttttcatttgaatatttattttgtttattttaatttgaaatttagtatttattttaatttaattatatttttgtttaatttgtttaattttttatgttaggTTTTACAACTTAATATTTAAAGAATAGTATGTGAAATATAGCTCAATTGTCTATTCTCTATATTGCAATATTCTTAAAAAGGTAGGGATTCGATCCTCCCTATGCCAGCCAGTGGGttgttttcaaaaaataaaattttaaattagagtTAATAACACAACTAACTCTGATTAATACCTTTTAATCatatctcattttaaaaaatatgtaaagcAGAATCTAcgatatttaaaaaattgaactaagttttctaaaaaaataaaacaccgTAGAAACAACACACGACTTGTTGCTCTGCACTGTGGAAGTCACAGAACTATATGCCATTAGAAACGCCGCATAGATTTAGAATCTGCCAATGACTTTAGAAAAAATACGAAAAAATACCTATGCACCATTTGAAACGGCACGTAGGAGTTAATATTGGTATACAGTTGAATCTTCTtttttaaataagtataaaCTTGAATTTTGAAACAATACATGTATAAAGAGGAAAATATCTCCCCGGATGATCGGGTTCAAATAGTCATGTATTTGTTGTTTGCTTACCAGTTTCATATAAttcagaaaatattaattttctcgAAGCCTCTTATTCATATCTCTCATCAAAAGGTGTTATTCTATAATGTCTATCTAACAGACCTCCCGCTCACCTCAAATATTTCAAGCCAGCTTCCGTGGAAAATTCAGACTTTTCTTTAtgaaatttgtaaatttatctCAATTGACCAATTCACTAAAaatctatctaatttttttaaaattgtgtcAATGCGACAATTGAATGTGCTCTATtttagaaggaaaaaaaaaagttgtcaaATAAGATGTCACGGAATTTTTGGCCACGTTTGTAGGAaacctatttaattttttagaattaatttaaattaatttaaaaaaaaaaaacttaataggTTTCCTACAAAGTGGCcaaattaagataaatttaaaatttttaaatagattttcaaaaaattgaaaataattggCATTTTAACAccattaaacttaaaataaaatattcaaaacctCATCGGTCACTACACCTTAAAGTCATATCTAATCTAACTTCTTTTCGATTAAATTTGTAACATACATTTTCACATCATTATAAACTTTATCAATTAGCTAGTAACCCATTCTCTTCTATAAGGACCATAACCCTTGCTACAAGCAACAAAATATACAAAGTTAAGCAAACTCAAACAAGCAAGAAgccaataataataatcataatgACCCTTATTAATGTTACTTGAAACCCAACTCTCTTCTCCTTCTCTTTTACTCAAATTATTAATACTACTCATTAACAAACTTGCTATCAAGTTTGCAATAGACATTCCCATGTCAAAAAGAGTAGAAGCAATACTTGCCATACTTCTAGGCAGCTCAGTGTAGTAAAATTCATTCTGTCCGATTGCATTGAATGCCTCTGCTAATCCACCTAGAACATGATATGGCAATAGCCACATTGCGGACATATCCACAATTGCATCCGGGTCGTCTGAAAATCCTTGTTTGATCGCTTTTTCTCTCCGGTTTTTTTCTATGATCGCGAAAGCTGCCATTGACGACGATGATAAAAGAATCCCAATTCCCATTCTTTTCTTCAAGCTGAGACGAATAGGCTTGCCCTTTAGTTTTGATGCTAGCGGGATAATCAAGCGGTCGTAGAGAGTAACCCATATTGCTAGAGATATAACCATAAAAACGCTGAAGGATCCCGCAGGAATTTCGAAATTTGAAGTAATGTGTCGATCCATTGTGGATGCTTGGAGAACGGGGAAAGAGCTTTGAGCTAGATTTATAGACATTATCATTCCTGATGACCATAATGGGATGATTTTGATGAGTGCCTTCAACTCTTCTACTTGATCCACTGTACAGAGTTTCCATGGATCTGATGCTCTTCCATCTGGGGTCAAGTCTTCTTCAGGATTTTCGATGATGCATGCTTTGTTCAAAAACCTAAGACGAATATAAGTAAAATCTTTAGTTGTAAAGAGGAAATTGTTCTTTTGATAAAAGGGTAATAGAATTTGCAGGTAATCAAAATCATAGGtacttattattatttaatgataCAAATTAAGTCTGATTGAATCGTTAATATATGACAAATATTCTCTAAATGTTCTAACATATATAGTCAAATTTACTCGAAAAAATGTATGAAATAAAAGAGATAAACGTATacaaaaactgaaccaaaccaaaaaaaaaaaatttcttctattagaaaatattaaaaacagttATCTGGTTCTATAAAgttcaaatttctaaaaaaaaaattaatttggttcGAACAAAATACACACTTAAGTCTTTCTATTAATGTGcatttcataaaaaattcaaTACTAAAATATCACCAACGCTGATACATACCTTAATTTATGACTTGGAGCCAGAAGAGACGCACCCTTTCTACTAAAATACTCTTCGTCAGTAGCTCGAGACGACAACAAAACTCCTCTGTTTTTATAAGCTGCAGCAAAAACTTGAGCAAACTTGGTAAACAAGCTAGCCTCAGGTCTAGACTTGACATAAATTGGAGAAGCCAAGAAGAAAGAAATTGCAGAAATGGTCATCAGCACTACAGGAATTCCAAATCCTACTTTCCAGCCCAGCTCATCTTGAATATAAACAATAAAAGTGATTGCAATTACTGCTGAAAACGACACGAAAACATAGTACCAGCTAATGAAGCTCTCTAATATTCCTGCATTTTTCAGGTCGTGATTTCCCATGCCTAATTGATCAGCACCGAAGGCTAAAGACGAAGACCTAATGCCACCGGCTCCTATGGAGAGAAGACCGAATGATGAATATAAAAGTAGAAACTGTGATGTAGTCGCGGATTGGCAATCGTCGCTGTATTGACCGCAATGTGGCGGTCTTGCTTGTGGAATCATTGTTGTCAACCATAACAGAATTGTTCCCTGTGCAATGAAGAAAGTAGATTAAAGGATATCAAATCtttaatttatatcaaataTGGTAATCGGTAGAAATACATTTTAAGAATATGATGCTATATATCGTGTCACATCTCATAACTAATACGAAGACTGCTATAATAATCATTAGCATTATATTTTAGtatcattttaatataaattagtaaaattttaatatcaaagttgaacaataaaataaaaatttgatatcaCTCAAAATTTTCATCTAGTAAATATAGTTCTTCAAGGGCATTGCTGAATTAACTTTAAATTGTCCTAATTGTCCTTATAAACTTGGAATTAACCTAAAAAATTGGAATCTAGAAATTAATGAATCTAGAAATTAACAACAAAATTATTAGCTAAGAGATCGATGtaaataatttctaaatttcaaattgacATAGCATGAAGGTATTAACAAATAgtaataacaaaacaaattattttcaaGGGttcaaagtaaaaaaaataatgaaaaaaaaatattacaaaattagttttagttttaattaactaactaaGAGGGACATTATGACCTTTGCCCTCTTCCTCcaaaaactatctttaatttattttagtatcatTTTAATGTAATGCAATGTTAAAGATGTATCATTAAATCTGAAAATCACTAAAACCTCTCATTTTGTTTTGGTTAATGGTATCAAGAAGTTTgacttttcaaaaatctatACAGACCTTTAAAAGTTATTAATATCATCCCAATTTGgataatttattgaaaatctatccaattttcaaaatcgatttaatacgttttaaacttaatttatacGAAACAAGTGGCATCCCCCAATCAACgactctttttcttttcattttccaaaaaaaatcacattcaATTGCTATGTTAGcatattaaatcaattttggaATATTAGATAGATTTACAATGAATTTATTGGgataaatttacatttttaaagtGTTTGGATAGATTTtcaaaaagtcaaaaatatttAGCTTTTTGGCATCATTAgatcttttattttatagtaaGAGACGCTTTACAGTTCATTTATGCATTAATTTGCTAGGTTATATGTTATTGAATTATACTTAAAGACAAATACAAACCTGTTTTAGTGTAATAATAGAGTATTGTTAGTATGAGTTTAGTGGTGTTTGGACTCGTTTTCTCATTGCTTTAAAAGAAAACATTACGCAAGTCCAATGAAAACACTCTTAATTAGTGCTTCTTTAGAGACAGGAGCATACGACGCAAGTACTTTTCAGAAAGTAGTAATTTCTTTCATTTGATTCGTTTTctaatttgactaaatttctctttaattaataatataatttattctcTAAAACTTTAGAGAAATcatattttctaattaaataaatataaaatattgttgtgatcttaatttaaatttaaattgatagTATAGTATTTAGtgatgatatatttttttaatataaattaaatataagttttaaaaaataaataaatattatttgaatccaattttataaaaaacataTCATTTTAAATCAGTGAAGTCGTGTGTTTTTTTCTTTAGAAATAGGGAAGTCGTTATTTTAGTTCAACACATCAAGCAAGATTACAAAAACAACCGCTTTAACAATCCTGAAGAATTGTGGACAGTAGGCAAAAGAAAAGTTGGTGCGGATTTAAGAAGAATAAAATATTAGTGCATAtcgaatttaataaatttaatagctaaatagaaaaaaagttaCTCCACTTGGTCCTTCAATTTAGGGTTAAATAactcacttttaaattttttaattccttaaaaataatactctCTATTTTTAAAGGACAATAAAATGAACAAATTAAAGACCAGAATGGCctaaatttgtttttaactgACCTAAAACTGAAAGTATTGTCCTCAATTAACTTAACAATTGAAAgtactataatttttaattgaagtTACGAATTATTTGAACCTCAGTGACCAGGTGAAAGAAAAAAACTGAGGAAATAGAAAAAGATTACCAGAAGAGTAGCCAGTGATCCAAAAGAAATCATCCAAAATCGGCCGACGTAAGAATCGGCAAGAAAAGCTCCGAGAATGGGCATGAAATTGGTGGTCGCCGACCAGAAAAACAGTATGTTGGCTCCTTTAGAAACCTCAATTCTATACTCTCTCGTCAAATACAGAATCATGTTTGGCAATAGCCCATAGCTCGCCACTCTCTCAAATGCCATATTTGCTGCAACAAAAATAATCAATCATCAATGAAAATCCAAGCCAATCAAGTTTAATTATCTCCTGACTATTGTAACCAATCACCGACAACATGAATTATCATCTGCAtgttcatattttaaatattttaaaattaagaaatgATACGTACCTACGATGAAGGGCAAGGTTCTGAATCCGCCATTAGAATTGCTCAAAAGAAGTGGCTCTGTAATCATATTCTGATCACTGGTTTCTGTTTGATCGCTTTCCATTTTCTATTAACTCTATATTCTGACGGTTTTTTGATAGAGAGATAGTGGGTAAT
This region of Mercurialis annua linkage group LG1-X, ddMerAnnu1.2, whole genome shotgun sequence genomic DNA includes:
- the LOC126679887 gene encoding protein NRT1/ PTR FAMILY 1.2-like: MESDQTETSDQNMITEPLLLSNSNGGFRTLPFIVANMAFERVASYGLLPNMILYLTREYRIEVSKGANILFFWSATTNFMPILGAFLADSYVGRFWMISFGSLATLLGTILLWLTTMIPQARPPHCGQYSDDCQSATTSQFLLLYSSFGLLSIGAGGIRSSSLAFGADQLGMGNHDLKNAGILESFISWYYVFVSFSAVIAITFIVYIQDELGWKVGFGIPVVLMTISAISFFLASPIYVKSRPEASLFTKFAQVFAAAYKNRGVLLSSRATDEEYFSRKGASLLAPSHKLRFLNKACIIENPEEDLTPDGRASDPWKLCTVDQVEELKALIKIIPLWSSGMIMSINLAQSSFPVLQASTMDRHITSNFEIPAGSFSVFMVISLAIWVTLYDRLIIPLASKLKGKPIRLSLKKRMGIGILLSSSSMAAFAIIEKNRREKAIKQGFSDDPDAIVDMSAMWLLPYHVLGGLAEAFNAIGQNEFYYTELPRSMASIASTLFDMGMSIANLIASLLMSSINNLSKREGEESWVSSNINKGHYDYYYWLLACLSLLNFVYFVACSKGYGPYRREWVTS